The Bicyclus anynana chromosome 13, ilBicAnyn1.1, whole genome shotgun sequence region GTCAGGAATAACGTTATCAGGACCGCGACGGTGTttgatttcaaaatcaaatgaaGATAATCGAACACCCCAACGGGCTAGGCGACCTGTAGGGTTGCTAATGGATAAAAACCATTTAAGTGCGCTATGGTCTGTATAAACTGTAAAGGGTTGACCGTTTTCTACGTAGCAACGCCAATGTTCCAACGCAACTACTACAGCTAAAGTCTCGCGTTCTGTAACGCTGTAATTCCTTTCCGCTCCAGTCAAGGATCTGCTCATATAGGCAATAGGTCGTTCCTTGCCATCAATATACTGCGTGAGCATTGCACCTATTCCATAGCTGCTCGCATCCGTATGAACTTGGAAAGGAAGTTCATAGTTTGGACATGAAAGAACCGGAGCAGACACAAGACATGccttcaattttttaaaagccACGTCTGCTTCTTCAGTCCATCGAAAAAGGTGGAGCGTTTTTCTTACTCGAGGTCAGTTTATTAAGTGGTCCTGCTATCGTGCTAAAATTTGGCACAAACCTACGGTACCACGTAGCGGTGCCTAAAAAACGTTTTACTTCTTTACGGTTCGTAGGAGTAGCATAATTGAGGATAGCTTTTACTTTATCCGGATCAGTTCGCAGCCCTTTCGCATCGACTACGTATCCTAAGTATTTGAGCTGACTTCgaaaaaattcacatttatcCAAATTAATGGTCAAGTTAGCTTTTCGTAATTTGTCTAGGACCCGAAGCAATAGGGAAACGTGGTCATCAAATGTGTTtgaaatgataatgatatcGTCTAGGTACGCGAATATACGGTGATCTACTTCACCTAGCAATGCGTCAACTAGTCGCTGCTGAGTAGCTGGAGCATTGGTCAGTCCAAATGCTGTGGTTTTAAAGCGCAGCGTTCCACGGTTCGGGACGTAAAAAGCTGTCTTGTCTCGATCTTCCTCTGCTATAGGAATTTGCCAAAAGGCTTTAGATAGATCGAGGCTGGTTAAGTAACGTGCATCACGCAAATTATCGAGAATTTCTGAAATGTACGGTAAATTATACGCATCTCGTTTCGTGACCGAATTGAGCTTCCTACTGTCCAAACAAAAACGTGGCTGGCCATTCTTTTTAGTAACTAGGAGAACGGGCGATTGCCAAGAGCTCTCACAAGGTTCGATTACATCTAATGCCAGCATTTCGTCTACTTGTTCGACTAGGATTCTTTGTTTTTCAGGAGAGAGCCTATAGTACCTCTGCCTGATCGGTGGTGAATCGCCAGTATTAATGCGGTGAGTTATTAAATGAGTCCGACCTAATCCTTTATGTTCAAAGGAAATATCGTGAAATTGTTTTATAACATTATCTGCAGTCGCCTTTTGAGTGCTATCTAAATTATCATAAGAGTGAATTAGATTTTCTGAATTACTACAATTTAGATCAATTAACGGTTCATTTGACAAAGCAATTGAACCTAAGTATTTGGGACATAATTTAAAAGCCCGCCAAAAATCAATTCCTAATATAAGAGAGTAACGAATTTCTGGGACAAcgtaagtttttataatatgaaattgAGAATCAAAAGTAATAGGTAAATTTATGTAACCTATACTTTGCAGTATTTGACCACCGGCCGCAGTTACAGATATCGCGTCATCTGTAAATATCTTAAAATCGCGATTTAATAAGGTTTTATGCGCATTATTGCCTAGGATAGAAACACTAGAGCCTGAATCAAGAAGACCAGAGGCAATCGtgtcattaatttttatattgacatATGGTCGTATATCATCTAAAGGTTTGTAATTCAGAATTGTAGCAATATTGTAAGTGTTAAAAAACCTACGAACAGTTAATAACCATTCCTCCCATTCTTTTCTATGCACTGTAGAATGAGGCTTGCTACAATTCtgagaatttagttttttgaagGAGTGTTACAATTAGGACAATCGGGTTTCTTGACACCTTTGTGACCACATTTAAAGCACAAGATTTCTgtattttcacaatttttaaaattatgtgaaTTGTTACGACATCTGGGGCAGTAGGGTAATTTACTAGTAgtattagaattattattattaatagcgtgcaaatatttttcattaatgttGTTAGAATTAGGGTTAGTGTAAATAATAGGGTTTTTGtaactattttgtttataattgtaattttggttaagattttgtttttgcgaatttacaatttttgattTATACGCAAATTCTGGCGCGACCATAGAATCTGAAGGTCCGGCAACAGGCTCACGAAATTGTACCATACGTGAATGaacgttttcataatttttacataatagaCGCAAATGTTCAACAGTTTTAATCTCTGTTACAGAAGCGAGCGTACTTGCATAGCACGGCCTAATATTATGCAATATAATTTCTAACCTGTCGTCTTCTGATAGGGGCTTCGATAGGCGTGAAAACATACCAGCCagtattgataaataaatagtaatgttCTCTGTTTGGCCCTGGGTTCTAGATCGAATCTCGGCTAATAGTCGGTAGTCATAATCGGGCTTATCGAAGTCTTGTTTGAGAAGCACGACAAGATCATCCCATGACGATACTTGGTCTTTCACGCTACGGAACCAGTGCAATGCATCTTCTGCAAAAAACTCAGTAGCAAAAGAAAGAAGTTTCGATCCCGAAATGTTACGAGCCAAGGTAAATTCATTTACACGCTCAATAAAAGAGCGGACACATGACTTCCCATCATATTTCAACTTGAGCACTTCGGAAGGAAATCTACTGTTACCCTCACAAGTAACTGTCACGTTAATTGGTGTGGGCGAAGGTTGGTTATCTGTATTAATACCGACCACGGCAAGGGGATCAACactctttaattttaaatttagtaatttatcatataaatttttataaagctCACTACATTGTGAGTGTTGATCTGAAGAAGCTTTATCGGGTTCAATTCTATTGATCCTATGATAAACGTGGAAGAGAAGATTTTCGATGCGATTTAgtgtatttttatcaaaaacctCTTCCGCAAgggttaaattaattttatttaatagttcaAAAGTGCAAGATAAATCGTCTGAAGTGTCTAAATGCGAATATAAAATTTCTTCTGAGGGGTATAAttgtgataatttatttatttgctttctTAGCTCTGCTACGGTATTGGCAGGTGTTTCACCTCTAACAGCCACTTCATATTCTAGCTCAGGCTTTTGTAAAGAGAAAAACTTTATCGCATGAGACATGTTGGTAAAAATGAAATATAGTGCTAAATCcaataacaacaaaaatttctaataaatataagaaaagaaaaaaaaatagtgagtaGGGTAAGTTGTGAATGGctcataaaaattataaaagaaaaaataattccgTTCTGTTACAATAATTTAACGGAACGCTTTGGTTTGATGATGAATGGATTAATTAgcgaatgaaatgaatgaaatgaacgaGTTAATAGAAAAGGCAAAGATCacaacataaaactaaaaataaaagtttttttttttttttttgtaactagtGTGAACGCAGCTTTAGAATTAAGGTACTTATTTCTATACAATGAGAAAAAAATACAGTGAGAAATTTATAGTGCAGTATAATCTagtatcaaaatattaaatcaaattaaattacgGAATAACAAGAATTAcagaaataaaagtaaagtaatttgGGGCATTTACCATAGTCACAACAATGAAAAGTACTACGATCACCTTAGTTACTGcaaaccaacaaaaaaaaattaaagcgttttacaaaaacagaaaaaaaataccatcaACAAAACTAGCTATAATTGACAGAAGCGAAAGCCATTAAACCACGATCAGGGCGCCAGTGTCCCgccttatttatttgaataggtaggtacaaatattaataatgaaaaggaagtaaataattattaattaaaagtatattaaaaaaagaaatcaaccGGCGGGCACAAATTTATATAACGTGGGTACAGgccttaataatatatttcacttCTGTCCATTAATGCCCGCACTCCCCTGCGATCCACGGCGGCAGACGACGAACTTGTCCACCAGGGGCAGCGGCAGGCAGGATGGAGTCACGACAATTGGCGTTTAATTTTTTCAGTGAAGGCACGTCGCGCAGCTCGCCAAAACAGGCAACCTCGCGCCCAACAATTTAGTTCTCGAAGTAGGTACTAACTCCGCTCCCTATAGCGGGAACGATTTagcaaaattatataatatattggaaTTAGCAGTATTTGgtaattgaatataaaaaactgCAGACGGCAGCGTCGGTCGCGCGAATTAGTGACGCGACCGTGCTTTGACAGACGTTAGTTCTGACTGGCTTGCCTACAAGGTCAAATCGCGACGTCAGCCGTCTAACGGTAAACCCGGCAAAAACCGCCGCGCGCGACTCAATGTCGAGCGCGAGCTTAAGTTACCAACAAAATAATGTTGCAACATTAAATTTGtaacttttacaaatttattgttACATAACTAATCAAATATAATCAAACACGACACacaactttgacggcctccattgcgcagtggtatgcgcggtggatttacaagacggaggtcctgggttcgatctccggctgggccgattgaggttttctcaattggtccaggtctggctggtggaaggcttcggccgtggctagttaccaccctaccaacaaagacgtcccgccaagcgttccagtacgatgtcgtgtagaaaccaaaagtggtgttgatttcatcctcctcctaaaaagttagcttgcttccatcttagattgcatcatcacttaccatcaggtgagattgtagtcaagaataaaaaaaaataaaaaaaaaatatcgattctacggatgcagtttgtatgaacactTTTGATCATGATCATTGACAGAGGGAGcgagcgaggcaggtcctatagaaggtaTTAGTCTGAGGTGTGAGAGCACATTACGCAATGGTGGTGTAGTGGTGGAGCAAGGCGGCGGAGTGGTCGCGCAGAGCCGCCGCGTCCGCCCGCAAGCGTGCGGCACCGGAGGCGGCGCGCACGAGCCGGGCCAGCAGCGGGCGGTGCGCGCGCTCCGTGTACCGCTCGTACGCCTCCAACCCCTCCTGCAGCTTGAGGATCAGGCTGTCGTAGTTCTTGCGCACCACTTCTAGTATCTGCGGAATGGGGTAGTTGACtggtatcaaatttaatataaacaatattaattaaaaaaaaaaagttaaggatttctttagaaacttaatttaaatatcacgtatttttttcaaaaaacgtcaaaaacgctggcATCCATTTTGTGTCACTTGATGTACtgaacgtcaaactaattgttgacttatatttttgtcaaacgcaccatttgtatgggatttattatagtgacgtcatgaaacagttgaaatatagactgtcatggccgacaggcgttttggctggCTAAAATTtccacgtctcaaaaaaatatgaaaaaaaaaatgtcagtcTAGTGgaatgataatgaactatttaaaaccatttaaaaaaaatgtcaactagcctattgacaTATTGCCAAGCCACACCACAGTTGTATGATCGCGCACGTTGACTAAGCAGCGTACTGTGCAGACGAGGACTGCGATGTGGTTGTGTTAATGTGGAATGTGATTGTGATGTAGTTTTCGTATAGCTCCAGTACCTGATCCTCGGTGGGCGTGGACAAGCTCTGCGAGGCGAGCCACACCTCGATCTTGGGCGAGAAGTGTTGTATGATCGCGCGCACGTTGACTAAGCAGTTCGCGAGACGCAACGCCTCCGCCTTAAACTCTCCGTCGCCCGTCGAGTAGCGAAGAGCTTATAAAGGAATTAATGAAATTAGGACAAATTTAAGCAACACTATATTGTCTTGAAGAAGCCAGTTTATTAGAAACTAGCCCGCGATTGCacacttttatttttctttcgcGACAGAAAATAGCGAAATCCACCTTTTTTTAGCAGACTctaaagtgattacaaatataagaaaactaatgtcgaacaaaggttacgattcacaacacttgtcaggacaacttaattaacaaatcaaactgtaaccaaaataaaaccctagaatggcagagaatgaccttgagtggagtcacgcacttgtgaacgatgtgtgtagggttaaagaatcctttgactgatatcaaagtcgttgcaacgcggcgataacacattGGACTGGGGTTATATAGGgtttataaatagaaggggttcAACGATAAAAAAGTccttcgttttttttaaatgaaatttagaaATTTGTGGGGTAAATtgaggttgaatttttttaggaaaCTCTTTCAAGTTATTTTAGCGGTTTATTATATTGGGTTTCAAAGggttaaccccttatgtaaataaataaattatttaggtaaattatagatatatgaaaaaaaattgtttacccATATAGAAAAGGTTGTCGAACACTTGATGCATCCTTATCAGTTCGTAATACAGCTGGTCGTACGACGCGGGCGTCGGTAGGAACGTGTCGCCGAATGTTATgaacaaattaaagatattCACTACCTGAAACAGATATCATACTGTTACAAAAGACCttgttagtaggtacataaggtTCACAATCGCAGCAGGACATCGAGTTTAATTATAACCAAACAAGTATGTAAGtcgtctgttatttatttgaattgactTTTAAGGTAAAGTTAACCTTACTGCATGGTTCTTAAAGTTTACAATTGCTTGTAGGTTGACATCTAAATTATAGACCCCATAGTTTCATCTTAGGCTTTCAATGGTGTCTTATTGCTTTGAATACTTGCATGTTTGTGgagacctccgtggcgcagtggtatgcgcggtggatttataagacggaggtcctatgttcgatccccggctgggcagattgaaattttcttaatttgtccaggtctggctggtgggaggcttcggctgtggctagttaccaccctaccggcaaagacgtaccgccaagcgatttagcgttccggtacgatgccgtgtagaaaccgaaaagggtgtggattttcatcctcctcctaacaagttagcccgcttccatcttagactgcatcatcacttaccatcagctaaGATctaagtcaagggctaacttgtaaagaataaaaaaaaagacctCTGTGACACCTGCGCAGGTACCAGGTGTCACAGAGTAAGTCTCCACAAACATGCAGGTATTTGAAGCTCATGAGACGCCATTGAAAGGTTTCATCAGTGTGTCAGATCGCTCTGGAATCTTACtctattaagtataaataaaaggtacttatttactttttattagaaataattGCGGCTTGAAAAGTTATGAATGAATTCATAACTTTTCCCGACTTTTCAAATTTGTTTTGTCGCCGGTGTTAATAGGCGATTTTTGACTTACAAAAATCAAGTATTATATATAGACCTGCTGTGCCATAGTAAATATGTTGTGTCTTCTCAGCAAAGTGCTCTCATTGGTGACCAGGAACTTGAGGAGTGCGATGAGCGCGGCCCACAGCGGCCGCCAGTCGCGCGACAGTCGCACGCGACAGCGCTTCTGGTAGCTCAACAGTCGCAACAACACGCCGACGCACAATTCGTACAACTCGCCGGGGAACTTCTTTAGTAGATGGCACATCATGAACTCTACTAGAAGGTCTGGAAAGGGTATCATTTAGGTTAGTattttatagtaggggagcccgggatgccaaatttgcagttactaaagcgtcgttgggaccgattgcatttggaaaattaaatcataggaagaataaatggttatttacttttttgctTTTAACGGCGGAAAATACACtagactttaaaagcaatttgtattactttggcttacagATATTGTCgaaaaattttagcgattaattaagagactatttccttcaaaataagtaaaatattaatcgcgctcgtaactcgaaaactgaaatataagggttctattttgtaacttttggaccctcccattccattacattaCGCTCAAATAGTTAGATTtatgaaatgcacaccttttagtaattaactaacctactatatccttatctgacgttctggttgagtatttatgaagttagttttttttataataaccacTTAATATTTAACAGGGCGAAGTTGCAGGCAGTAGTTAGTGTATAAACATGAACGTACCTATTAAAGTTGAAGCTAAGGGTTGAGAAGGCGGTTCTTCAGGAACTATTTTTCTATGGCGcattggaagtctatacaattgtacctgaaaaaaaaaattatattcatattttggtaaaaataaaaaataatatcatgtacttttttataatttaaattatacttcTAAATAATTAAGATTCTACTTGAAACTATTGAGTTATATGTACTACACACTGGAGAAGTTGCTAAAAACAAAAGTCATGTCATCTGATTTATGTATTTGCTGCAGTGCTAAGACGTTAGTTAAGGCTTCCCATATACAATACCATTAAAATAGAGCCTCAAAGGTCAACAGTAAAGTCGTCGAACTCAACACTAAGGGgagatggttcgatccccgccccgtggACGATTGTCGTACttgtacccacttctaatacagtctttcccgactagttggaggggaattgggcatatttaaaagatagggcaaataaatatttaaaaaatataaagtattataaaaagtaaagatcgcttatctactatataaaaataagtcgggttttccttcccgGAAAATTCAGgaaggtaagggtagggtagggttagggtaggggtagagttgggtaggggtagttgcaagtttacatcgagtttgacgcggacgaagtcgcgggcgtccgctagtagaatatAATAACATGTTATCATACGATCCAAATCTAGTACGCCATGAATTAGTGCGATGTCACATTATAGCGTTGATTTAAATTACGTGGCGTTATGTTACGTTGTTTTCCATAAATTTTAAACGAAATGCCACATTAAATCGTTGTGTATAGGTGATTGCGACGTCATGCGTCAACGCTACGCAGGTTTAGCATACAATAACGCATAACTTTGATTTGTCGCGGCAacctaacaaacgcactaataaGGCACTATCCGTGGTGCTTACGCAATTCGCTCTATATAGTAAGCTAGCAAGAAACTATAAATTGCGGCGATATCGCAGTTGAATAGATCATAGTCGTGATGAGAGAGCGATCAAACtaattagattttaattttctttgacttgagaaagaatacaataagaaacttaagctaactatcCTAATAATCATTCCCACATGGAATGATGACAAGAACACCGTAAtataataatggggatgatgactactCCTAATAGGCTACTAGCCTGCTGTATAACTAAGAAGATtgtttgcatataggcagtttagatacCTAGAAACtcaaatcacatttttatttgtgtaaataatctcgtaattgtaatatttttataaaacaaaattgtattttcatcaaaccgcaaacgccaatcataaactgtgacgtcattcgctacaaggcatcggtttgtgattggcgcttgcggtgacgtgatttATCACATGACTGaaaaacgccaatcacgctgttatctctttgaatgacgtcacttgctaacgtgttgtgtttcggcagcaaaaattttacgtagatatttttttcatttatattaaattttttactggttattatttatagcttataatacttccataattcagtttaaacactgtttacaaaagaggcaagtagcctattaatatacaatttaaaaaaccgtCATCATAACTATTTGAAGAATTTTATTGACTTACCTTAAAAGTAAGATTTTGGTCATGCATAATAGAGTTAGCGAACTGTTCCTCTACGATACACGTGAGAGTGATGAAACATAAACTGCACTTGTTGATGCTGCTTTCTGTCCGTGTGTCCGCCATTACTATTGAACTGAAACGACATGgaagtttcaggaaggatccctaatttttttaaaaacataatatagcctgaaactatttttcaaatcggaccagtagttcctgtgattagcgcgttcaataaaacaaacaaactcttcagcttcataatatcagtatagacaCCAaaactgtctgtaacttttatacAGCTAAAAAACTATACAGTTTTGGATGAATTTTGGTACCGTGATGGAAGGAACCTTGGagcagaaaataaataaatataaggttatttatttttattatataaggaCGTGAAAAGTAATACGAGCTTATGTAACGAAATCAATATTAAGTATCTGTTGTATAGCAGGTACTTACCAATATTGAAAGAATGTGACTAATAAATTTGTTGGCTGCTCGTTATCCAAAGCTTGGATCTGGGCTAAGTTTGGTGGTGTCTGAAAGAACAAAACAAGAGACATGTTTTTCGAAAAATTTCTCTTTTAGGGGTCGTAGTTCGtacccccccccctcccccctctcATGCTTGAGGTACATCAGGTGCATAAGCAAaccaataaaatacaaaactgtGTATGTGAATGTAAAGCATTACATTCAATACCATGTTAAAGAGCGCTGCCCCATTACTGTGTTGTGTTCACATAGCTTTTTTCATGtattctatttaaatatttcatatattttaaatgaaatgctTCATTCAAGCGTTGCGTCATCGCAGGCGACGTTTCAACAACAGACAGtgcttatttgttttgtatgcaTTATTGAGACTAAGAGCATGCGTCGTCCGATTTAATTTGCGCGTGGTGTCAGGTGTCGCATACAATGCATTGATCCGTTGCGACGGCACTATGCAACGCTCTAATGAGGCATCGcccttaaaattatttttaattatatcaattaattattaaatcaagTTACCTGATGTGGCGGTAAGGTGGCGGGAGGCGAAGGCGGTGCCGAGGAAGCGGCCGCGGAGGAGGAATGTGCCAGCGTTGTCATGAAGTTGCGGTTCAAGTGCGACGCTTCGTACAGCGCCAATAGCATGCCCTCCTCGCCGCCCCTGCCGATACAGGAACAATATATtgtgtatctatttatttagcAGCAATGgattaagtttatttatggATCAAGGGCATAGGTTCCAACCTATGCCCTTGATCCATAATTCACTAGTCTTATAAGATTTCCATCCGTCGCATAATGATGTttgctagtgtagtgtttgcgtACTatcctcagactaaatacataaggactagtatcgcacccaaattcacgaacaaaattttctgccattctctaaggaaaacaagcttagatttcatacatatcatatactaaactagcagtttttgttcgttttttacaccattcaagtaCACAAAAGGTGTTTTTACGGAGGGTTTTAaacgacggacacgattgtaaactctgaaacatcgattctatagagacggtgtttataatcgcataagatcgttgatcatatactttgacagaaaaataatgtcttgcgaggcaggtctttatctaattagtctgatcACCATCCAGTGTGATGTTGAATTTACTTATTTCCATCTGTAGCATAATGATGTttgctagtgtagtgtttgcgtACCATCCAGTGTAATGTTGAGTTTACTTATTTCCGTCTGTCGCATAATGATGTttgctagtgtagtgtttgcgtACCATCCAGTGTGATGTTGAATTTACTTATTTCCATCTGTAGCATAATGATGTttgctagtgtagtgtttgcgtATCATCCAGTGTAATGTTGAGTTTACTTATTTCCGTCTGTCGCATAATGATGTTTGCTAGTGTGATGTttgctagtgtagtgtttgcgtACCATCCAGTGTAATGTTGAATTTACTTATTTCCATCTGTAGCATAATGATGTttgctagtgtagtgtttgcgtACCATCCAGTGTAATGTTGAGTTTACTTATTTCCGTCTGTCGCATAATGATGTttgctagtgtagtgtttgcgtACCATCCAGTGTGATGTTGAATTTACTTATTTCCATCTGTAGCATAATGATGTttgctagtgtagtgtttgcgtATCATCCAGTGTAATGTTGAGTTTACTTATTTCCGTCTGTCGCATAATGATGTTTGCTAGTGTGATGTttgctagtgtagtgtttgcgtACCATCCAGTGTAATGTTGAATTTACTTATTTCCATCTGTAGCATAATGATGTttgctagtgtagtgtttgcgtACCATCCAGTGTGATATTAATTACTTCATGAACTATAAATAGTTCTTAATTTTTCTAAAAGCTGAATTAGTCAAGCTGTTCCTGAGTTCACTTAGCAACCCATTTGGCGATTTACCTTTATATACAAGCAGCTAAAGATTCTGTTTGTTGACGATAGGTTGaagcttattggttgcttgcgtaactgtactagCCAATGGGGTGAAGATGACTAGctctgttattttttatatacatgtGAGAAAACAGAGTTTCAGCGGTGTATTCTAGGACTTACATATTCCTTTGTCCCCTGACAACTGGCTGTGTTTCGTCACTGGTCAGAAATATCCCCCCCACCATGCTGGTCAGTGAGGAGAGCCACCCCCCACCACTCGCCTGCATGCCACCAAATGTTGACATCACAAAGTCATTCAGAGCTGCTGTTATCACTTGACCATATCTGCAAACAAAGTGTTTACATGAAAATACACAAAACATAATCCTAATTATTCCTCATCTGTgagaaaccctactactaccataccctactcccactctacagctaccctaccatacaggggatgagtaggaACCCCTAGGTATACCCCTAcagacggaagcttaaaaaatggagtaacttcttccgttttcccaacatttcccttcactgctctgctcctattgattgtagtgtgatgaaaagtatactataacctgtccaggagtatgaagaataattgtatcaagttttattaaaatccgtcaagtagtgtttgtttttataacgaacatacagacagacaaaaattttactaattgtatttttggcataaGTACCCCCATAGTTATTTCATgaacagaattgacctctctacagatttattataagtatagatataatgtttttaatagtattacagcttaaaatattgtaattttcgtTCGTGAAATTGtaaatcacacttcacactaatattataaaggcgaaagtttgtgtgtaagtgtgtaagtatgtttgttcctcttttacgctgcggctaaaaaatccatagttcccgcggaatttgtgaaaaactgaatttcacgcggacgaaatcgcgggagtacgctagttatgtataaatttgattatttaactGATTTGCTACGTAtaaactgaaatttaaaaatgttaatttaattttttatattactacaAAAGAGATCTGGCagttgtaacacaaaatcttttaaagaTTTTAGCGCAATTG contains the following coding sequences:
- the LOC112046164 gene encoding armadillo-like helical domain-containing protein 3 isoform X1, giving the protein MATRKRSGSGSKRHLKEKVVQIYESFFRGEDLTSDNPTFWDEFFLLKPKIPQLEAEIHKLTVEQLNNLKDNINLLVVQCIDMLGQEHHIRLVYALQTFSAILTTMYQRAGQDPSINIKFILLGTDNANSKMQKLLEHCSTVLAGDVPDSLKSMVIKLLLIIAIGIDNIDENPLVEYLMLHSLFEPLMQLLCTSTERQQHGYDVVMLLMFLVNYKKQESANPYVVKLSILDDELALNGYGQVITAALNDFVMSTFGGMQASGGGWLSSLTSMVGGIFLTSDETQPVVRGQRNMGGEEGMLLALYEASHLNRNFMTTLAHSSSAAASSAPPSPPATLPPHQTPPNLAQIQALDNEQPTNLLVTFFQYCSIVMADTRTESSINKCSLCFITLTCIVEEQFANSIMHDQNLTFKVQLYRLPMRHRKIVPEEPPSQPLASTLIDLLVEFMMCHLLKKFPGELYELCVGVLLRLLSYQKRCRVRLSRDWRPLWAALIALLKFLVTNESTLLRRHNIFTMAQQVVNIFNLFITFGDTFLPTPASYDQLYYELIRMHQVFDNLFYMALRYSTGDGEFKAEALRLANCLVNVRAIIQHFSPKIEVWLASQSLSTPTEDQILEVVRKNYDSLILKLQEGLEAYERYTERAHRPLLARLVRAASGAARLRADAAALRDHSAALLHHYTTIAERS
- the LOC112046164 gene encoding armadillo-like helical domain-containing protein 3 isoform X3, giving the protein MYQRAGQDPSINIKFILLGTDNANSKMQKLLEHCSTVLAGDVPDSLKSMVIKLLLIIAIGIDNIDENPLVEYLMLHSLFEPLMQLLCTSTERQQHGYDVVMLLMFLVNYKKQESANPYVVKLSILDDELALNGYGQVITAALNDFVMSTFGGMQASGGGWLSSLTSMVGGIFLTSDETQPVVRGQRNMGGEEGMLLALYEASHLNRNFMTTLAHSSSAAASSAPPSPPATLPPHQTPPNLAQIQALDNEQPTNLLVTFFQYCSIVMADTRTESSINKCSLCFITLTCIVEEQFANSIMHDQNLTFKVQLYRLPMRHRKIVPEEPPSQPLASTLIDLLVEFMMCHLLKKFPGELYELCVGVLLRLLSYQKRCRVRLSRDWRPLWAALIALLKFLVTNESTLLRRHNIFTMAQQVVNIFNLFITFGDTFLPTPASYDQLYYELIRMHQVFDNLFYMALRYSTGDGEFKAEALRLANCLVNVRAIIQHFSPKIEVWLASQSLSTPTEDQILEVVRKNYDSLILKLQEGLEAYERYTERAHRPLLARLVRAASGAARLRADAAALRDHSAALLHHYTTIAERS
- the LOC112046164 gene encoding armadillo-like helical domain-containing protein 3 isoform X2, with protein sequence MATRKRSGSGSKRHLKEKVVQIYESFFRGEDLTSDNPTFWDEFFLLKPKIPQLEAEIHKLTVEQLNNLKDNINLLVVQCIDMLGQEHHIRLVYALQTFSAILTTMYQRAGQDPSINIKFILLGTDNANSKMQKLLEHCSTVLAGDVPDSLKSMVIKLLLIIAIGIDNIDENPLVEYLMLHSLFEPLMQLLCTSTERQQHGYDVVMLLMFLVNYKKQESANPYVVKLSILDDELALNGYGQVITAALNDFVMSTFGGMQASGGGWLSSLTSMVGGIFLTSDETQPVVRGQRNMGGEEGMLLALYEASHLNRNFMTTLAHSSSAAASSAPPSPPATLPPHQTPPNLAQIQALDNEQPTNLLVTFFQYCSIVMADTRTESSINKCSLCFITLTCIVEEQFANSIMHDQNLTFKVQLYRLPMRHRKIVPEEPPSQPLASTLIDLLVEFMMCHLLKKFPGELYELCVGVLLRLLSYQKRCRVRLSRDWRPLWAALIALLKFLVTNESTLLRRHNIFTMAQQVVNIFNLFITFGDTFLPTPASYDQLYYELIRMHQVFDNLFYMALRYSTGDGEFKAEALRLANCLVNVRAIIQHFSPKIEVWLASQSLSTPTEDQILEVVRKNYDSLILKLQEGLEAYERYTERAHRPLLARLVRAASGAARLRADAAALRDHSAALLHHYTTIA